A segment of the Sphingobacterium oryzagri genome:
CAATCCCTGTAAATACGCATCGGCCACCACCGATGCCGAATTGTTCCCAATCATCGACGCACGGTGTCCCGGACTGGCCCACTCGGGCAAGAAACCACTTTCTTTGTAAGCATTCACCAAGCCTTCCTGCATATGTTCATTCATCGACGGATAGAGCAAATTTAATAAGGGAAAAAGACTTCGAAAAGTATCCCAAAAACCCGTATCCGTAAACATATAGCCAGGCAAAACCTGCCCGTTGTATGGACTGTAGTGCACGCGATTTCCTGCAGCATCGATTTCGGAAATGTCACGTGGAAACAATGTTGCACGATATAAGCAAGAATAAAATGTACGTAGTAGTTCAGATCGATCGTCTTCAATCTGTACTTTACCAAGCACCTTATTCCATTCTTCACGCCCTTCGGCAGCAGTTTGATCAAATGTTTTTTGCTTCACCTCCAGCAAGTTTATAGCAGCCTGTTCCTGACTGATAAATGAAGAAGCAACCTTGACATGCACCTGTTCGCCTTTTTTGGTAGAAAAATGAACGATAACACCGGCATGATCGGCTTCTACGGCCTGTTGGTTTTTAATCGTTTTGCCATCTGCGACTAAGGCGGTAGACGTAAATGGCTTATCAAATTCCAGCACAAAATAGTTTTTAAAATTTGCCGGCACACCGCCACTGTTTTTGGTAGAGTAGCCAATGATCTTATTTTCTTGCGGAATGATTTTAATAAACGATCCTTTATCTAATGCATCGATTACGACATACGAGCGATCACTTTCCGGAAATGTCAGGCGGAAGATTGCCGCTCTTGAAGTGGGCGTAATCTCGGTAAGCACATCGTAATCTGCCAAATACACACTGTAGTAGTATGGTTTTGCGGTTTCGCCTTTATGCGAAAACCAACTGGCGCGCTCATCCTGGTCAAACGTTGCTTCGCCCGTACCGGGCATTAAGGCAAATTGCCCATAGTCATTGTTCCAAGGACTGGGTTGATGTGTTTGTTTAAATCCTCGAATCTTATCGGCCGTGTAGGTGTAAATCCATCCGTCACCCATTTTACCAGTTTGTGGAGTCCAAAAGTGCATTCCCCACGGCCGGGCAATCGCCGGATAGGTATTGCCATGCGAAAGCTCATATTTAGACATCGTGCCGACCAGCGGATCGGCGTAATCTACCTGTTCTTTCTGTTGCGCAAAAGTTGCAGATAAGCATGTCGTCAAAGCGAGGAGAATGGCGTACCAATTTTTCATAAAACATCAAGTGTAAATTTCTGATTATTGTTGTTGCTCCAGCACTGATTTCGTTAGCTTAAACGGTTTAGACAGGTTATTGAAGCAGCATAAAGGTAACATATTCGGGATAGTTCCTTTCACAATCGTTCCCTGTTTTTCTGTAAAAACTTTAATACGCTAGCCCCAAAACGATCATCATGACAGCGGAAACCACCTAACAATAAAGCCGTTTACCCAAGGGCAAACGGCTTTACATCGTTATGGTTTATGTAAAACTATTGAAGATGCTTACTAAAGAAGCCCATCATGGCTTTGTAGAATTCAATTTGATTTTCCTCTTTACCAAATCCATGTCCTTCATCATATTTCACCATATAAGGAACGTCTACGCCTTTCTCGCGTAAAGCTTTCACGATTTGATCAGCTTCGGCAATTTTTACGCGTGGATCGTTTGCGCCTTGCACCACAAACAATGGCGCTTTAATTTTTTCAATATGAAACAACGGTGAAACCTCTTTGGCAATAGCCGCCTCGTCTTCCTTATCCAGATCATACCAAATTTCATAGAGCATATCTTTGTAAGGCTTCCAGTATTCTGGAATGGAACTCATCAACGTGAAGATATTAGAAACGCCAACGTAATCCACGCCTGCTTTATACAGATCTGGCGTTTTCGTCAACCCGCGTAATACCGCATATCCGCCATGACTGGCTCCGTAAATAGCAACATTGTTCTTATCTGCCCAACCTTGATCGATAACATACTGTACACCATCTTCTACATCATCCATTGCTTTACGACCAATCTGCTTGAAACCAGCACGAAGAAAGTCTTTACCGTAACCGCCAGATACACGGAAATTAACCTGTAATGTAGCGTAACCGCGACTAGCAAACAATTGCGTTTCCGGGTTGAATCCCCAGCTATCACGAATACCCTGTGGTCCACCATGCGGATTGACAATCAAGGGCACCTTTTTTCCTGCTAATGCTGCCTTTGGCAAGGTAATATACCCGTGAAGCGTCAAACCATCGCGCGATTTGAATGTAATTGGGCGCATCTCCGCCATATCAGCTTCCTTCAATTGCGGCATCAAGTCTACCAGTAGCGTAGCTTTACCTGTTTTGGCATCGTAATGGTAATAACGGCCATAAAGCTTATCGCTTTGTACAACAACCAAAAGCTGATCTTCGTTATCTGTTTTTCCAGCGATGCTAAACTCGTAACCTTTAAATTGGCTCTCCAAGCTTTTATAAATCTTCTTGAACGTGTCACTTACAGGCTTTATCACCACTTTCTCGCCTTCATAACCTACGAAATCAACTTCCCAGTTACGTTTTCTGGATAAGGAGATAAGGTTAGCATCGTACTCTTCATTCGCATAAATCTCTTTTAAGATTTTCTTATTTTTTAAGTCGTACAACACGATACGCGTTTTGTCTGAGTCTAGATTTGTCAATACATAGGCTTCATCCGGATTTTTTGATGCGTAATTGAAAGAAACCACGCTAAAAGTCTCGTCCCATTTTGTGGTATGAAAAAGCTCAAACGTTGTCGCACCTGCTGGTTTGTAGAAAAACTGGGTATTTATGCCGTTTAACATTTTTGCATAGCCGCGCAGCACGCCATTTTTATCAAACTCGTATCCTACGATGGCATTAGCAGGATCTTCATTGGTAAATAGCTTTTCCATATCTCCAGTATGGATATTCACTTTGTAAGGTTCAAACACCTGCTTATTGTCTTTATTCATCTGAATGATGATAAAGTCTTTCTGCTCTTTCAACATCGTTAAGATAGAAGCCTGGATATCTTCAAACGGTGTCAGGTCAATACTGTTTGTTCCGTCGATATTGATGGCATACAAATGGTAGTTTTCATTTCCGCCGCGGTCCATCACATAAACCAGGCGCTCGTCATTGATCCAGCCCATTCCTCTGATAAGCTCATCTTTCTCTTCGATCGCACGAACGACATTTCCGGTAGCCACTTCCTTCACCATCACGTGGCGTTTATTGTTGCTATCTTTCTCCCGGTAGGAGATGTATTTTCCGTTGGGCGACAATTGAAATCCAGAAGTCTTTGGTTTTGCAAAATAGTCTTCCACCTTGTAAGCGAAGTCACCTTTGTCAAATGCGATTAATGTAGCGAGCTGCTCTTTAGTCGAAACAAGCGTCGTGTCACCAGGTTTGGTCACGACGGTTTTCTTTAACACTAATGGAAGCTCCATACCGCCCTGGCTGTATGTTCCGGTTATTTCGCCATCAGCCAGCGTGCCGTTATACTTAATGCCTGCCTGCTCGATCGCTAAGCTTAGCGTATTATTTTCGAAAGCAACCGTAGTTAACGGTATACCTGTAGCGCCTTGCATCGGAACATCCATGGTGCCTTGTAAGGCTTCTTCAGCGGTTGTAAAATGGAAAATAATTTCGACGGAGGTTCCCTGGACGTCCAGCGTTCCCTTCCAATCACCTTTGATTTGCGCAATTGTATTTGACATTCCCAAAATTACAAATACAATCGAATAAAGAATCTGTTTCATTGTTAATTCGGTTTTTTACAGTTAGTCGCTCTGGAATCAAAAATGTTACACCCTCATGTGTTTTATTTAGCAAATAGCTATTGCAAATTTTACAATTACAAATATATCTACAATATAAATCAATTATTATTAAATAGTTATATAATTTATATCAAATAAAAATTCATATTAAAAAACACATAAATGGTGTACCATCTTCTGCATCGGTCATTGAGCCGTGTAATTAGCCTCGATACGATCAGGTACGAATGCGTTATCTATGCCAAGCGCATAATCTAAAAGCGATGGTTGATTGACAAAAAAGAACGATATCACAGGGTTTATATCTACATAAAAAGATCATATATCGAAACCTTAATAGCTGAATAACAAACCAGTAAATGCACAAAAATAGGAATAGGATAATTTTTTATCCAACGCTTCAATAATTTGAATTGCTTGTTACTGCTCATCACGAAAATAGCCTGCATCGCGTTTCGTATGCAGGCTATTTATAACATCATGTTTCCGTTCTATTATTTCATTTGAAACGACGGCGGCGGATTGTTTGCTCCCCAATTTCTATTTGGTTTGTCGCCCATTTTTAAAAGCAATACGCCACCATTCATCACATCTTCGTGGCGCAGCCAGGAGGCATCCAATGCTTTGCCGTTTAAGGATGCCGATTGGATATATTTATTTTCTTTCGCAAAATTTTCCGCTTTAACGCGGAAAGTATGACCATTAGATAACTTGACGCTCGCATCGGCAAAGAATGGACTGCCAATCGTGTAGGCCGGCAATCCGGGGGTTACCGGATAGAAGCCGATCATAGAAAATACGACGAAAGCAGACATTCCTCCGCCATCTTCGTCACCCGGAATCCCCATCAAATCGTTTCTAAACCATTGTGTCATCAAGTCGTGAATACGCTTTTGCGTCATCCATGGCTGGCCGGCGTAGGTGTATAAATACGGAACGTGTAAACTTGGCTCATTGGCCATGGAAAATTGGCCTACGTTGCCCGTATGATCGGGCAGCTGACTGTAAAAATCAAACTTGCTTTTTCCTAGCGGCTCTCTAAAAGTTTGATTTAGATTCTTGATAAATAAATCATCGCCTCCCATCAATGCAATTAAATCGGCAACGTTATGCGGGACATCCCAACGGTATACCCAGCCGTTGTTTTCACCATAATATTCCCGCGCCCCTTGTCCGCCGGCATAGCGATAGTCGAAAGGTTCTATAAACCGACCGTCTTTATCTTTCGGATGGAAAAAGCCCGTATTTTTATTGTAGATATTGCGATAATTTGTGGCATGTTTCAAAAAAAGATGGGCATCAGCAGATTTATTTAATGCCGTTGCTAATTGCCCTAAAGCCCACTCATCATACGATGTACCCAAGGTTACGGCAACAGGTTGTCGTCTTTCAAACGAATGTACCTCAGGCACGGTCTCTGCTTCACCAACTTGTAAGGCCGGGATGTAGCCTTTCTCTTTATAAAAATCATCTAGCCAGCCAGCTGGCGCAGATGACCACGGCGCCAGCGTTTTTTCTTGTACAGCTTTTTTGCCGCTTTCATAGGCTTTTTCGATATCAAATGTGCGTAGCCCTTTTACATATGCATCTGCAATCGTGACCACGCCATGGTTGGAATTCATTCGTCGGGAATCACCCGTTATCTCCGGAAAAGTAGGCATCCAGAATCGATCCATTTGTGTAGACATGCGGACGAAAGAGTTCAAAATCGCGGACTCTACCGGCTCGTCGATGAGCAAGCGCAAGGGGTGAGTAGCCCGATACGTGTCCCAAATCCAGTCATCTGTGTAAAATGGCAGGTTATCTTCATGTACTTTTCCATCAAATGCACTGAAATATCGGCCATCTTCCGAAATATTTACCGGGCGCTCGAAACAACGATACAAAGACGTGTAAAATAAGGCTTTATCGGCTTCTACGGGCGTTTCTACCGCAATAGTCGATAGTGTGCTGTCCCACACCGCTCGTCCTGTCGCGGCGAGTTTCTCTACATCGTAGTCTTTTATTTCCCTTTCCAGGTTTTGTTTAGCCTGTGCTATACTAATAAATGAAATGCCGTACCGAAATTTTAGTTGATCTGTCGCTGCAGGAAATACAAAGGCCGCTCCCACTTGTTTTCCAGCGGCCTCTCTTTTACCTGCGTCAATTGCCTGGTTTGCTATAATGCCAGCTTTTATCGGCGATTTATCAAATTCACCATATACATAAACCACGGTGTTATTCTCCAACTGCTGCGATGCCGAGATGCTATTTTTATGTACGGCAACACGACCGGAAGACGTATTAAACACGACAGACTTTTCGCCTTTCTTATTAAATTGTAACTTGTAAAGCGCCGATTGATGCGAAGGCGCAAAATTAACATCAACCTCTTCGTCTAAAAGCGATACCGCGTAGTAGTAAGGTTTGATTACTTCCTGATCGTAGCTATAGCGGTATACATTTTGTAACACTTTTTTGCCGTCGCTATGCAGCGGACTTAAATTGAAAGCTGACCGCCCGCGATGACTGGTAACCACAAGCGGAAGTCCTTTGATCTCATCGCTGGTAAAATCTCCTCGCTCCGGGTATACACGCAACATACTGTTGGGCAAATGAATGGTTGGAAACGTTGGCACCAACAGGTGACTGATATTTCCCATATACGGATTTACATAATCTACGGCACTTTTTGAGGCCTGGGCAAAGACCGGTACTGCTGGCACCTGAAAGATACACAACAAGCTCAGCAGGCTTAGGATTTTCTTCATTTTCGCTTATTTATTAAGGGTTACAAGATAGGAAATAACCCTAAAAAAAGATAGCGCTGTATCGAAATACAACGCTATCGTGATGTAACAAAACTACATCCTATTCCTTATGAACATGTTTTACAGTCTAGAATAATTCAGGACTTTCAGATGCTCGCTTAGTGCTGCTCGTTCGTGAGCTAAGCGGTTTATCCATTTACGATGGTAAGTCTTTCATTATCTTTTTTTCTTTTTCTTGCTTCCTTTTTGCCACCACAAAATGTAGCCCGTTACGGGCAAGCTAGCACAAAACAAGGACACCACAAACAGCAGAAGCTTTGTGGGTAATCCGCCAATACTCCCGGTATGCAGATCAAAATTTAAAGCGGCCAGTTTGTCGCCCGCAACCAGCTCTTGACTATCCTTTACCTGGTCAATGTGCAAATCATCACGCTTAAAATAATACCATTTAAAGACGCCACTACGATTTTCTTCCATGCGCACCTGAATATCCAACAAGGGCGAATCTGCTGCACGAAGACGAATGGACATCATGTCGGCTGCCGGATATTTTTTCAGCAAATAATGCAGGGCATTATCAAGCGGTTCGGAATATGGCTTGTCGGTTTCGTTAACTTTCATCCCTAGCGGCGTAGGCGCCGCTTCGGATACCGAAAAATGGTTAAAAAAATCGGTATACGACTTTTTAAAACCGGGAAAGGCAAATACTAAGCCTGTCGTAGCGATGATAAGCGCAATAAAAAAACTGTAAAAGCCGAAGACGTTATGCAAATCGTAATTGAAACGCTTCCACTTTGCTTTCCAATCCAATGATACGGCACGTTTTAAGGGTTTACCTCGCCACTTTTTTGGCCACCACAGCACGATTCCAGAGAGCAATAGCAACACAAAAACCGCGGTGCTGTAACCAACTAACGCATGGCCATAGGTCTTGCCCAACAGCAAATTCATATGCAGCTGTAAGCAAAGCTGAAAAAACTCGTGCTTAGTATCTTCTACCGCAACTACTTTTCCGGTGTATGGGTTTACAAATACACGTTTATAATAACGGAAATAGTTCCAGTGCCCGAAACCTTTTGCATTGGTTTCTGAAGCTCGAAAAATCCAAGACCGACTGGCGTCTGGATAAAGGTCTACCCTCGACACGCTTTCACCAGAAGGCAGCTGTTTTTGCGCTATCGTGATAAGCTCGGATAGTGGTTTTGCTGCTGTTGTGGCTTTATGCAGCACGAAGTACTTATCTGGATAAACTAATAGTTTGAGCTCGTCCTGAAAGGTATAGATCGCGCCGGTTATGCTCACAAAGAAAACCACAATACCTGTAATGATACCGAGCCACTTGTGTAACCATAATATGACTTTTTTCGTCATTTTTTAGAAACGGTAATTCAGATTTAAAGACATGTTGGCGCCCTCTCCTTTCACATAGTTTGCATCTGTAGCGGCAAATTGGCTGTATACGGAATAATAATCTTCATTTAGTAGATTAGCTACGCCCAGACCGACAGACCAATGTCTATTAATTTTGTAGCCTGCATTAAAATTCAGCATATCAACCGTCGTTACCGGACCTTGGTTTCCCAGATAAAGACCGTTGGCGTTTGGCAAGAACCGATCCCGATTGCCGGTGTGCACCCAGGATAGCTGCAAATCCAACGCCGCTGTCGGCAAATAGTTAATATAGCCTGTCGCTTTTGGCGGTCCGATACGCGCTCCGCTCAAATACGTTCGCGTACCGTCTTCTTCTTTTAATTTCCCTTCTACATAAGCGTATGTACCGCCTAGCGACCATTTAGCCGATATACGCGCGTCGACCGCTACTTCTACACCATGTATACGCTCGGGCGCCCGTTCCGGAAAGAAGTAACCGCGATCGTCAGCCGTTAAATTAACGCCCAACTTCGACGTACTGATAAAGTAAGCAGCAGAAAGATTAAAGATGCTGAACTGGCTGGAAAAACCAGCTTCATAATTGTTTGTCACAATCGGATCGGTCTGTATATTTGCTAAGTCACTATCGGTTGCATTCCGTACTATACGGCCCAATTCATTGATCGTAAATCCCTGCGAAAAGCTCACGAAAGGATTGAAGAACGCATATTTATTAAACCGCAAACCGGCGTTAAATGTCGTGCCTCGATACGGTATTGTACCGCCTTCTACAGCGATACTGCCTTCTGTTCCCGGCCCGGTAGGCAATGTTTCGAAGTCATTGATCTTTACGGTAGCATCTTCATAACGCACACCGCCTTTAAAAACAAGATTTTCCAGCACATTTAAGGTCAGTTGCGCGAAGGGCGCATAATTAAACATATCCATTTTCGGAACAAACACCCGGCCGTCGGTCAAATCTTGGTACGTTACGTCATTAAGCAAGTCGAGCCCGTATGTTACGCCGCCCAGCATTTGCCCCACGCGAAACGGCGTGTTTAGATCCACGCGAAATCCTTTCTTGTCAGAGTTGATTTGCGATTGGCCCGGTCCATACCAGGAATTTGCACGCTCTACGTAGCGATTCATTGATCGAAAGGTGTTGTAATAGACCGAAGCATTTAGTGAGGTCTGCCCAAACAACTGCTGTTTCGCATAGGTCAACATCGCATTGTGATTGTAGCTCGTTCCGGTATTTTCACCGGGGTCAATGCCGCGTACGCCAATCGTTGCATTTTGTCCATATTTCCCATTTTGGCTGATGTAACGAGCATCTTGCAAACTATTGAAGAAGTTGTAGACCAACGACAAGGACGAGCTTGGATCAATATCATAGCCCAGCTTAAGAAACGCGTTGTAGGAACGACTATTGGAAAGACCATCCGTTTGCCCTAGCGGTACGCCATCGCCGTCGCGCTGTAAGCCGGTGTAGTCTACCGCGCCGCTCGCTGTATAACTAAACTTCTCTTGTCGACCATACAACGTCTGCGAAAACCGATAGCCTTCCGTCTCTTTATTATGATAGGGGTTTACCGTTCCGCGCAATGTGGTCAAGCCGCCAATCGCTTTATCATCCGGACTATTTTTACGCGTGATGTAATTGATAATCCCGCCTGCCGATCCGTTTCCGTAAATAGACGTAGCCCCTTTGATTACTTCGACACGCTCGATCACGCTCGGATCGATGGAACGAATATCGCGCGCACCATTCATCAAAGGTGTAGATTGCGGAATCCCGTCGATCAACACGAGCACTGCACGCCCCCGCAATGTTTGTCCTGAGTTTGTGCCTTTGGGTGTCGCTACGCCCAATCCGGGAATCGTATTGCCCAATACGCTAGCAATATTGGTACTTATTTGGCTTTGCGCTTCAATCTCTTTAGCCGTTAATATCGATATGGATGAAGGAATATTGGCTAAACTTTCCGGTTTACGGCCAGCTGTAACGACCACCTCGTCTAGCTTTTGTTGATCGTGCATAGCGACCAGAATTGGCGCAGAAACGGTATCCAAATTAACGCGATGCATCCGTTCGGGGTAACCTGTATGCGATACACGAATGTGTACGGTCTTCGTTTGCGGGCGTGGAAAAAGCAAATGCCCTTGGCCATCAGTCAGGCCTTGTAATTTTCCATTAACCCAAATATTTGCATTAGCGAGTGATTTCCTATCACTGTCTTTCACCTGTATGGCGATGTCCTGGGCGGCTACATAACTTCCCGAAGCGAGTAATAAAGTTGTAAGCAGTGGGTTTAGATACGTTTTTCTATCAAACAACATGAAGTTTTTTTTATTTAGACTTGTTATAAAGTAGCCAAATATAAAAAAGTTTTGTGAGCTGGAGTGGCTTTTTTGCACGGAATGAGGAAAACTTTGCCGCACCAAACTGGGTGATAGCAAAATAACGGCGTTAACAGCCCGCGCATCAGTGCACGTGCAATAAGCAAGAAAATATCAAAAATAAGTTATTAATCAACCAAGGCTTTGGAAACTTCGATAGGCAAGTCAGATTCTAAAATAGAAGCTCCGTCGTCAAATACAGCACGGTAATGTTTGGCTCGATCGGCTGTATCTGTTAATTTATCATAAGTTGGAGCTGTCGATATCATGCACATCACCCCTTTTTGCGTAAAGAAACGATGTACGGCTGTGTTGCTCTCCTGAAACTCCGACCCGATATAAACAATCATGCGGTCAATCGGCAAATCTGCTGCAACAAAATCTGCCAGTGCTTCTTTCGATTTGATATGCATGGAAATAAATTGCTCGGGATGGCTTTCGAGAAAAAAGCGAGCTTCGTCTACATTATGCACCGTTACCCAAACCCAGGCGTAGGCTTGATATTTTGCTAGGATAGCAGCGGTCATCGCCAGCGGCAGATCTTTTTTATCCAGGTTGAGTATGGTTTTTCCCTTTGCCCAGGCAATCATATCGTCCAAGGTGTTGATCGCATCATTGGTCGTATGACCTGCAGCATCTTTTAGACGAATATCTTTTAAATCCGCAAATAGATGTTCGCGCAGCAATCCGCTTCCGGTAGTTGTTCTATCCAGCCTGGCGTCGTGATGCATCACGGCGACGCTATCTTTGGTCAATCGTGGGTCAACCTCAAAAATGGCCTGCGTATGTTTTAAAACATGTTCCATAGCGGCAATGCTGTTTTCGGGCATGCCTGCTTCTTTCGTTCCGCGGTGGCCGCTAATAATCGGTGCTCCTACATTTACCTTAAAGTAATTATGCATTTCTTTGGCATTGGCAAAAGCCAGACGATGGATTTGCTGCGCAGAAGCAGTTGTGCTAAACGTGAGCAACGCGAGGGTAAAAAGTATAGCTTGGTGCATGGCTTCAAAAATACCCGTCCTGCTATTAAATAAATAATAAGTTATTGTTTATTTATCATGAATACCTGAGGTTTTTTTGGCTTTCATAGACGGTTAACGTTCCAATTCCAGGGTCAACCTCTGCAAAGATATCCGTAACTTAAAATAAATAATCAAACCCCTTATGGAATTTGGTGAAAGCCTGCATCCGCCTAAAAACAAATAGGAATAATGCCTACATTTAAAACGATATTCAATAGATTATGAAACGAAACCTCTTGTTATTCTTGCTGCTTGCTCCAATTTTCTTGTTTGCGCAACAAACCATGATCCGACCGGAATTTGCGCAGAAATGGAAGAAAATCGACGAGCTCATCGCGATTGGCAACTTTGAACAAATATCGCCCTTACTCGCCGATATCAAGGTGATGGCCAAACGAAATAATTTTCGAGACGAGTACATCCGCGCCATTTTAGCAGAAACACGAACCTTGATGGTCAACAAAACGAAAGATGAGGCTTTCGATTATATCCAACAATATTTTGAAAAAAGCATACAGGAGGGCGATAGCGTACAACGCAGCATTGTCAAAAACTTCTACGCCTTATTTCTTTCTGAAAACAGACGATTATTTTCACCGGTTTCATCCAACAGCTTTATAAAAGCTACGGAACTGGAAAAACAAGAAACCATCGATGCTTTATTTCGCGCATCACTGGTTTCCAAAGACTTGTTGCAACGCGAGCATACCCAACAATGGCCCGCCCTGTTTGAAGACAGCGGAAATATCGCTTTTATGCCGACCATCTACCACCTTCTAGCTTACCAATATCTGAACTTACTTGAACAAGCTGGACAAGATAAACGACCACAGTATGAAGCGCTTAAACGGGAAATACTTACCATAAACGATCAAAACGATTTCAGAGCAGCTTCGGCTTTTTTGCTAAGCGATAAGTTGGTTTCCGATAGCTGGAATATTCATCATCATATTCCCGAATTGTACCGCATCATGGAAAAGTATCCTAGCGATTATAATGCGTATATCCTGAGCAAAATCGCGAAAAATCTCATGGAGCGGGGCGATAACAAAGCGGCTATTTCATACGTTGATCAGGTACTACGTGACTACCCTAATGCAAGTTGGCATGCCGAAGCCGCGAAAATGGCCAAACAAATCAAGGCGGTGACGTTGAGCGTGGAGCACGACCGAACCATCCCCGCACAGGCTTACCATCCGATCACCATGCAGACGAGAAATGTGGATAGCTTATACATCAAAGTGTTCCGTACGACCAACAGTGTGGACTTACCAGCGCAGCATTTTCTCGTGAAATATGATTCACTGAACCAAAAAGTCCAATTAAATGCTCCACTATTGTATGAAGAAACGGTTGCGCTTCCACATTTTGAAGATTATGCAAACCATAACAGCATCTACAAAATAAATCCCTTAACATATGGTCAATATACCCTGCTTGTGTCGAATAATGCTGCTTTTAAAGATGACGGCTTATACAACGAAGTAGCGAGCAGCTCGTTTACGGTTAGCGATGTGTTTGTCACGGCCATGTGCGAGGAACTTGACGAGCATAACGACAAAGCGCGCTTCCGTGTGCTATTGGTCGATCGAAAAAGTGGAGAACCGTACGCGAATAAACGAGTGACACTTTACGAGACCAGTACAACAAGTAAGGCAAATAAAATACAAAGCTTTACCACGTCGAAAACGGGTGAATTTATGTATCGCACGAAAGAACGTAAAGATCGTGAGAACCTCGGAAATTATGATCTACTGCTACCCCAGGAAAATCAACTGGTTTCGTTGTTCGATCTCGAAATTCCCGATTACTACCAGGATGATGAAGACATCGCGGATGAACTGGAAGGTGAAGAAACAGCGCTTACGTTGACC
Coding sequences within it:
- a CDS encoding TonB-dependent receptor, producing the protein MLFDRKTYLNPLLTTLLLASGSYVAAQDIAIQVKDSDRKSLANANIWVNGKLQGLTDGQGHLLFPRPQTKTVHIRVSHTGYPERMHRVNLDTVSAPILVAMHDQQKLDEVVVTAGRKPESLANIPSSISILTAKEIEAQSQISTNIASVLGNTIPGLGVATPKGTNSGQTLRGRAVLVLIDGIPQSTPLMNGARDIRSIDPSVIERVEVIKGATSIYGNGSAGGIINYITRKNSPDDKAIGGLTTLRGTVNPYHNKETEGYRFSQTLYGRQEKFSYTASGAVDYTGLQRDGDGVPLGQTDGLSNSRSYNAFLKLGYDIDPSSSLSLVYNFFNSLQDARYISQNGKYGQNATIGVRGIDPGENTGTSYNHNAMLTYAKQQLFGQTSLNASVYYNTFRSMNRYVERANSWYGPGQSQINSDKKGFRVDLNTPFRVGQMLGGVTYGLDLLNDVTYQDLTDGRVFVPKMDMFNYAPFAQLTLNVLENLVFKGGVRYEDATVKINDFETLPTGPGTEGSIAVEGGTIPYRGTTFNAGLRFNKYAFFNPFVSFSQGFTINELGRIVRNATDSDLANIQTDPIVTNNYEAGFSSQFSIFNLSAAYFISTSKLGVNLTADDRGYFFPERAPERIHGVEVAVDARISAKWSLGGTYAYVEGKLKEEDGTRTYLSGARIGPPKATGYINYLPTAALDLQLSWVHTGNRDRFLPNANGLYLGNQGPVTTVDMLNFNAGYKINRHWSVGLGVANLLNEDYYSVYSQFAATDANYVKGEGANMSLNLNYRF
- a CDS encoding glycerophosphodiester phosphodiesterase family protein, whose amino-acid sequence is MHQAILFTLALLTFSTTASAQQIHRLAFANAKEMHNYFKVNVGAPIISGHRGTKEAGMPENSIAAMEHVLKHTQAIFEVDPRLTKDSVAVMHHDARLDRTTTGSGLLREHLFADLKDIRLKDAAGHTTNDAINTLDDMIAWAKGKTILNLDKKDLPLAMTAAILAKYQAYAWVWVTVHNVDEARFFLESHPEQFISMHIKSKEALADFVAADLPIDRMIVYIGSEFQESNTAVHRFFTQKGVMCMISTAPTYDKLTDTADRAKHYRAVFDDGASILESDLPIEVSKALVD